From the Toxoplasma gondii ME49 chromosome VIIa, whole genome shotgun sequence genome, one window contains:
- a CDS encoding GAPM1a (encoded by transcript TGME49_202500~Product name based on PMID:19561073.~Predicted trans-membrane domain (TMHMM2.0):31-54:75-98:117-140:159-182:194-217:226-247) — MYFTYVVRPGEAPEGRGPQLEPFWNFMVNYNLRLGLLVQLSAYLGLLFTISAGGNDALSLLSFFRASPEAVGQSAVWAVQLCCGLFIMGSLMTMAFQSLVDDDSSIKQSRGYRSGTKFLQFGSSLAVFGLILTLLVFYAANYYFDDPWMQKQLGAGSTWITFFVARLSDAFALVFIGAGIFFLEVYHSEGAGEAWGWLCALCFKLTALIEVIGLTAFGTDSFKVLDAMYTIMLGVSLTLGFVWALLFEPVSHRFDVKLTQSAMRNEYYKSRNAMAYYGPAVVNADGEVDIAAAAEQAQACLSCRS; from the exons ATGTACTTCACCTACGTTGTGCGTCCGGGCGAGGCTCCGGAAGGCCGCGGCCCGCAGCTCGAACCCTTCTGGAACTTTATGGTGAACTACAACTTGAGACTCGGGCTCCTCGTGCAATTGTCTGCGTACCTTGGACTCCTTTTCACTATTTCTGCCGGCGGAAATGACGcactttctctcctcagcttcttccgAGCCAGCCCCGAGGCCGTCGGGCAGAGCGCTGTGTGGGCTGTCCAGCTCTGCTGCGGACTCTTCATCATGGGATCCCTCATGACCATGGCTTTCCAGTCTCTCGTCGACGACGACAGCAG cATCAAGCAGTCTCGCGGCTACCGCTCGGGCACCAAGTTCCTTCAGTTCGGCTCGTCCCTCG CTGTCTTCGGCCTAATCCTcactctcctcgtcttctacGCGGCCAACTACTACTTCGATGACCCCTGGATGCAGAAGCAACTCGGCGCTGGCTCCACCTGGATcactttcttcgtcgctcgaCTCAGCGATGCTTTTGCCTTAGTGTTCATCGGCGCCGgaatcttcttcctcgaggtCTACCACTCTGAAGGCGCGGGCGAGGCCTGGGGCTGGCTGTGTGCCCTCTGCTTCAAGCTCACCGCTCTCATTG AGGTCATCGGCCTGACTGCTTTCGGCACTGATAGCTTCAAGGTCCTCGACGCCATGTACACCATCATGCTGGGTGTTTCTCTGACCCTTGGCTTCGTCTGGGCTCTTCTGTTTGAGCCGGTTTCTCACCGCTTCGATGTGAAACTCACTCAGTCCGCCATGAGAAACGAATACTACAAGTCGCGAAACGCCATGGCTTACTATGGCCCCGCTGTGGTAAACGCTGACGGAGAGGTCGATatcgctgctgctgcggagCAGGCTCAGGCTTGCCTGTCCTGCAGATCCTAA